Proteins encoded together in one Thermus neutrinimicus window:
- a CDS encoding YceI family protein, with protein sequence MRRLLPFLLPLLALAQAPYGITGEVRYRGYYPLGSWEGRNPTAKGEVLWDGAQAKGQVCLEQRAWDSGNGERDKKAREILKAEAFPLACLYPKRAGYQGARFVVEGELEMAGRRLPVRLEGVLEGSPERGRFKGTFRTRFSDWGLERPRFLFLEVRDEVDVLVEAAVRR encoded by the coding sequence GTGAGAAGACTGCTACCCTTCCTTTTGCCGCTCCTGGCCCTGGCCCAGGCCCCCTATGGGATCACGGGGGAGGTGCGCTACCGGGGATACTACCCCTTGGGAAGCTGGGAGGGGAGAAACCCCACCGCCAAGGGAGAGGTGCTTTGGGATGGAGCCCAGGCCAAGGGCCAGGTCTGCCTGGAGCAAAGGGCCTGGGATTCGGGCAACGGGGAAAGGGACAAAAAGGCCCGGGAGATCCTGAAGGCGGAGGCCTTTCCCCTGGCCTGCCTCTACCCTAAACGCGCGGGCTACCAGGGGGCCCGTTTCGTGGTGGAAGGTGAGCTGGAAATGGCAGGCAGAAGGCTTCCCGTTCGGTTAGAGGGGGTCTTGGAGGGAAGCCCGGAAAGGGGCAGGTTTAAGGGCACCTTCCGCACCCGCTTTTCCGACTGGGGCCTGGAGAGACCCCGCTTCCTCTTCCTAGAGGTGCGGGACGAGGTGGACGTCCTCGTGGAGGCCGCGGTAAGGCGATGA
- a CDS encoding flavin reductase family protein, with protein sequence MAEAPYRAYFYPMRLALLSVGENFMPLAWWTPVSKKPFRLLFAMDRENHTLTLLRELGEAALSFLPWEERAWVVRAGYLSGRRVRKAERLGVTLRKTRNLGHTWVPEKALAVYEMRVTEWPLEGDHALFLGDVVHVEGSPRAKERPILFLGFRDYATLGETWRFRP encoded by the coding sequence ATGGCCGAAGCCCCTTACCGCGCCTACTTCTACCCCATGCGCCTGGCCCTTCTCTCCGTGGGGGAAAACTTCATGCCCCTAGCCTGGTGGACCCCGGTATCCAAAAAACCCTTCCGCCTCCTTTTCGCCATGGATCGTGAAAACCACACCCTCACCCTCCTGCGGGAACTGGGGGAGGCCGCCCTCTCCTTCCTCCCCTGGGAGGAGCGGGCATGGGTGGTGCGAGCCGGATACCTCTCAGGCCGCAGGGTGCGCAAGGCCGAGAGGCTTGGCGTTACCCTGCGGAAAACCCGGAACCTGGGGCACACCTGGGTGCCGGAAAAGGCCTTGGCCGTCTACGAGATGAGGGTCACGGAGTGGCCTTTAGAAGGGGATCACGCCCTTTTCCTGGGGGACGTGGTGCACGTGGAGGGAAGCCCCCGGGCCAAGGAGAGGCCCATCCTCTTCTTAGGCTTTCGCGACTACGCCACCCTAGGGGAAACCTGGAGGTTTAGGCCGTGA
- a CDS encoding SDR family NAD(P)-dependent oxidoreductase, with protein sequence MRILILGATGGLGGALARALKGHDLFLSGRRARALGELAKEVGGQAVPADLADELEAKALLEEVGGLDMAFHAVGHAVKAPIREAEREHVENLLKTHLLTSHFLLKYAHFRPGARVVFFGAYPRYVQVPGFAPYASAKGALEWYLEAARKELRREGIRLVLVRLPAVATGLWAPLGGPPKGALSPEEAVRRVLEGVFQEPPPEVLEV encoded by the coding sequence ATGCGCATCCTCATCCTCGGTGCCACGGGTGGACTCGGAGGAGCCTTGGCACGGGCCCTAAAGGGCCATGACCTCTTCCTTTCGGGCCGCCGGGCACGGGCCCTCGGGGAACTGGCCAAGGAGGTGGGAGGCCAGGCCGTACCCGCAGATCTGGCCGACGAGCTCGAGGCCAAAGCCCTCCTGGAGGAGGTAGGTGGGCTGGACATGGCCTTCCACGCGGTGGGACACGCGGTCAAAGCCCCCATACGGGAAGCGGAACGGGAGCACGTGGAAAACCTCCTCAAGACTCACCTCCTCACCTCCCACTTCCTCCTCAAGTACGCCCACTTCCGCCCTGGGGCGCGCGTGGTCTTCTTCGGAGCCTATCCCCGCTACGTTCAGGTTCCCGGGTTTGCCCCCTACGCCTCCGCCAAAGGAGCCTTGGAGTGGTATCTGGAGGCGGCGCGGAAGGAGCTGAGGCGGGAGGGCATCCGGTTGGTCTTGGTCCGGCTCCCGGCCGTGGCCACGGGGCTTTGGGCCCCCCTGGGCGGACCGCCCAAGGGGGCCCTTTCCCCCGAGGAGGCCGTGCGCAGGGTGTTGGAAGGGGTCTTCCAAGAGCCCCCTCCGGAGGTCCTGGAGGTATAG